GATGGTCGTCGTTCCATCGAAGAAATCGCTCAGCACGTATGGTCTGACCTGAACATGCCGGCCAATCACTCTAGGAACACCCCTCGATAGAGGCCGTTCTTCCTGCATTCCAGGCGCAGCAGTAGCTGACGCGTTATTTAGTGCACATTACGCTCAGATACGGGTCTACCCGGAACGACCAGGCCATCTATGCCCCAGCTTCCTCAGAAACAGCTTGATGAAGTGCGTACGATCTTCAGCGCATTTCTGAAGCGCCGGAACCAGCGTCAGACGCCTGAGCGATACGCCGTTCTGGACGAGGTGTATGAGACTGACGACCATTTCGATGCTGATGAGCTCTACATCAGGCTGAAACAGCGGGGATCGAGCGTTAGCCGCGCGACCGTTTATAACACGCTGGAGCTACTGATCGACTGCGACCTGGTCGTGCGCCACCAGTTTGGTTCGAACCAGGCAAAGTATGAACGAGCTTACAGCTACTGGCAACATGATCATCTTATTTGTATGGATTGTAATGAGCTCTTCGAGTTCTGCGATCCGCGATTACAGGGCGTTCAAGAGATGATTGCCGACATTTTCAAGTTTGACATCAAACACCACTCGCTGAATCTATACGGTCATTGCCGTCGGGAGCAATGCCCGAATAAAACCGTCTAAGTACATTCTTTGTTTATTTTCCCGCGTGTCGTACGATACGGTAGGATATCTGATGGGGGCTTGGCGGAAGCGTCGGATTTCCTTTATTTATGGATCAGGATAGTGTATTACAGTGATAGATATGAGACGCTACCTCACCAGTCTCGCCTTATTGATCGTCGTCAGTGCGGCATCGCCCCTATCTTCAGGGAAGGTCCAGTTGACCTTTTTCCGGGTCTCCGAAGACCCCGGGGGGATGGTGGTTAGCTGGCAGACGGATGCCGAGGAGGAGGTTCGCGAGTATGAGTTGCAGCGAATGACACGGTTTACAAACGACCGGTTCATCAAAGTCGAGTCCTTCCAGCCTCATGGCGTCGACAAGGCTTATACCTTCAAGGACACACAGATTTTCAAAACGAGCACGGAACAGGTCGATTATCAGCTCGAAGTCGTCTATTCGAACGGTCTGCGCGAGTTACTCGCACGAGAGCAGGTTAATTACACGTCAACGGCTATCCGGCGTACCTGGGGAAGTATCAAAGCTATGTTTCAGTAGATTTCCTGTGCTGCTGCGCAGATCTTAGTATGCCTCGAACCCTGATTTTGTCTGGAGAACGCGTCCGCAGGACGATCAATCGACTGGCTTTCGAAGTAATAGAGCATAATCGGGGAGTGGAAAATCTGGTCATTGTGGGGGTCCGCAGCGGAGGAACCGGTCTTGCCGAGGCGCTCGCCGCGCACATTCATCACAATGAAGGGCATGCCGTACGTGTGGAGCACCTTGATGTAACCGAATACAGAGACGATCGGGATCGTACCGTCCCTCGCCCTGCACCGCTGGCCAGGCCGGCCACGATCGATGATCGGGATGTGTTGCTGGTTGACGACGTACTCTTTACGGGCCGCACAGCGCGTGCAGCGCTGGACGCCATCGTACATCTAGGTCGCCCGCGCTCCATCCAGCTTCTTGTACTGATCGACCGCGGGCATCGCGAGTACCCTATTCAGGCTAATTTTGTGGGGCGGACCATCCAAACGAAGCACATCGAACAGGTCGTTGTGGACGCAGGTGATAGTTTTGCAGTCTACATAGCGGAATAAGTCCCTACCGTCCTGTCAAACTAGTGGTGTGAGTCAGTTGTCATCAACTGGGTCGATCTGTACAAACAGCCGTATCTCATGGCCTTCCTTGAGCCGCGTCCCTGCGGGATAACCCTGTTTGACGACGGGTAGCGAGGCCGTGGCCTCATCGTCTGGAGCACCCATTACGACGGAGCGCAATCGGCGCGCTAGCAGCAGTTGACGGGCCTCACGGACCGTGAGCCCCTGAAGGTCGGGCACAGCGACAAACTGGTCGCCGAGACCCGTGCTATACCACAGACGGACTCGGGACCCTTCTTCGAGGACTGTGCCATCGGGGGGAAACTGACGTGTAATTGTACCCCGATGAGGGTGAGGAATGGAGTCTGGTTGGATATCGGATGGCTCGGCGCGCAGCCCGGCCGCCGCGAGCCGATTCAAGGCTTCGACCTGTGAGATCCCTTCCACGTCCGGGACTGTCACGCGCGGCGTGGAGCCACTATTAATAGTAAGGTAGATCCGCCGGCCCGGCTTGACGGTTCGATTCGGACGGGGGCTCTGGTCGACCACCACATCGCGAGGCAGCTTGGGGTTGAACCGGCTCGACTCAACACGGGCCTGCAGATTGAGCTGCCTCAGTGTCGCCTCTGCCTGTTCCACGGGCATCTCGCTTACGTCGGGTACGAGAATCGTGTCTCTATGCCCGACACTGTTCGGCATGATTAGCTTGTCGAAGACAATATAACCGGTTCCAATAAAGAGGCCGAGGCCAAGCATACCGATTCCAAAATACGGGTTGCTCAGGAGATCCTTTAAGAATAACCAGGAACGTTCAAGAAGCGGATGAAGCTTGATATCGGGCATGATACTAGGCGACGAAGGGATGGTTTGGGGTGTGTTTCCGGGTGACAGGCCCAGTACCGACCATGAGCCGGCGCCATGCGCACAAAAATGCTCAACGGACGGATTGGCTTCAAGATTCCTGGGAACGGGCAATAAATCAGCCTAAGAAGGCATTCTGTGGCGACTTTACAGCGATTGAGCGCAAAATAGCTCTCAGATTCGTCAATTGTTCGAAATAGACAAAGAACCTGGTGCATGATGGGCGTGTATACCCGTCCGCTTTCAGAAAAACGTTCTTTCAACCACTTGTTGTGCCATCTACTTCCGGTGTACGAAGAAGAATTTGTAAGAAAGCATGAAGATGGAAACGGTGCGAAACCTGCGAAACCACGCTGCGTTTCAAACCTCCGCAACAGAAAAAGCTGGCCCATAAGTCGGCTTGTTCTTCGAAAGACTGAGTGATACGATCCGCCGTTGGGGGGTTGTCCCTATGACCCGAAGAGCCATGAGGTGTTCGGTGTTACGGCACCCAACCGATGACTGTGTACCTGCCTGGCAGGCGA
The nucleotide sequence above comes from Rhodothermales bacterium. Encoded proteins:
- a CDS encoding transcriptional repressor yields the protein MPQLPQKQLDEVRTIFSAFLKRRNQRQTPERYAVLDEVYETDDHFDADELYIRLKQRGSSVSRATVYNTLELLIDCDLVVRHQFGSNQAKYERAYSYWQHDHLICMDCNELFEFCDPRLQGVQEMIADIFKFDIKHHSLNLYGHCRREQCPNKTV
- the pyrR gene encoding bifunctional pyr operon transcriptional regulator/uracil phosphoribosyltransferase PyrR, with translation MPRTLILSGERVRRTINRLAFEVIEHNRGVENLVIVGVRSGGTGLAEALAAHIHHNEGHAVRVEHLDVTEYRDDRDRTVPRPAPLARPATIDDRDVLLVDDVLFTGRTARAALDAIVHLGRPRSIQLLVLIDRGHREYPIQANFVGRTIQTKHIEQVVVDAGDSFAVYIAE
- a CDS encoding PASTA domain-containing protein codes for the protein MPDIKLHPLLERSWLFLKDLLSNPYFGIGMLGLGLFIGTGYIVFDKLIMPNSVGHRDTILVPDVSEMPVEQAEATLRQLNLQARVESSRFNPKLPRDVVVDQSPRPNRTVKPGRRIYLTINSGSTPRVTVPDVEGISQVEALNRLAAAGLRAEPSDIQPDSIPHPHRGTITRQFPPDGTVLEEGSRVRLWYSTGLGDQFVAVPDLQGLTVREARQLLLARRLRSVVMGAPDDEATASLPVVKQGYPAGTRLKEGHEIRLFVQIDPVDDN